A genomic window from Vagococcus entomophilus includes:
- a CDS encoding AEC family transporter produces the protein MLSIIQHTLTDMNIISAITSTVFIILLGFYCRKKGIFSDKVGKILSKVVLTVALPALAFNSFMQDIDPEKLKQGMNVLIWGIIIYIILIFISKPFFLKYKGDKQDTLRVLTIFGSTTFFGTPIVSSIYGPMGVMFSSIFNIGYRIFLYSYGYIKMSGLKMELKNIKTMFLNPIVIATFAGLIIWLCQGYMPQMHIPAAEGIAAHNVAFLRIDQTAIWLFKPLTYLAGLASPLAWLSIGSTLGEISFKSAAADKTSWYYSFVKIICVPAINVVLLTILTATNILPVSYEALATIVIMMATPTATVAAAYAISFDKDALLASNASLISTVSAVVMTPVWIIILEVISKSGLFH, from the coding sequence ATGTTAAGTATTATTCAACACACATTGACAGATATGAACATCATTAGTGCGATTACATCTACAGTCTTCATCATTCTTTTAGGCTTTTACTGTCGTAAGAAAGGGATATTTTCAGATAAGGTTGGGAAGATTCTCTCAAAAGTAGTCTTAACGGTTGCCTTACCTGCACTTGCTTTTAATTCTTTCATGCAAGATATTGATCCTGAAAAGTTAAAACAAGGGATGAATGTATTGATTTGGGGAATTATTATCTACATTATCTTAATTTTTATTTCTAAACCTTTTTTCCTAAAATATAAAGGAGATAAGCAAGATACTTTACGTGTGCTTACAATTTTTGGTTCTACTACATTTTTCGGTACACCAATCGTAAGTAGTATCTACGGTCCAATGGGCGTAATGTTTAGCTCAATTTTTAATATTGGGTATCGTATTTTCTTATATTCTTATGGGTATATCAAAATGAGTGGCTTAAAAATGGAACTCAAAAATATCAAAACAATGTTTTTAAATCCAATCGTAATTGCGACATTTGCTGGGTTAATTATCTGGCTTTGCCAAGGATATATGCCGCAAATGCATATTCCAGCAGCAGAAGGAATTGCTGCTCATAATGTAGCATTCTTACGTATTGACCAAACTGCTATTTGGTTGTTTAAACCGTTGACGTATTTAGCTGGCCTTGCTTCTCCACTTGCATGGTTGTCGATTGGTTCAACTCTTGGTGAAATCAGCTTTAAATCTGCTGCTGCTGACAAAACTTCTTGGTATTACAGCTTTGTCAAAATCATCTGTGTTCCAGCAATCAACGTTGTCTTACTTACAATCTTAACTGCGACAAACATCCTACCTGTTTCTTATGAAGCACTCGCAACAATCGTCATCATGATGGCTACACCAACTGCAACAGTTGCAGCAGCTTACGCAATTAGCTTTGACAAAGATGCGCTTCTTGCATCAAATGCCTCACTAATTTCCACAGTTTCAGCAGTTGTGATGACCCCTGTCTGGATCATTATTTTAGAAGTTATTAGTAAATCAGGTCTATTTCATTAA
- a CDS encoding response regulator, producing the protein MKKVLIVEDDPMVASLNQQFVEKHGDLSIAGNVRTTKEADQVIQLSQVDLILLDVYLPGETGLEFLERLQLEKMNIPIILITAANNGEVLQEVLHYGVIDYLVKPFTYKRFQKSLDRFLALTAATKQAAVNTQEQLDMYFNQNDSKNTTELLELPKGLSRPTLTKVYRAMQTFSSDFSNEQLAHQANLSRISTKKYIRFLVEIQLLEENLAYLEIGRPLAMYHINPEKEKNLYQYIRKI; encoded by the coding sequence ATGAAAAAAGTGTTAATTGTTGAAGATGACCCTATGGTTGCTTCACTAAACCAACAATTTGTTGAGAAACATGGTGATTTAAGCATTGCTGGTAATGTTCGGACGACAAAAGAGGCCGATCAGGTTATCCAGTTGAGTCAAGTTGACTTAATTTTGCTAGATGTTTACTTACCTGGTGAAACGGGTCTTGAGTTTCTCGAGCGATTACAGCTAGAAAAAATGAACATTCCGATTATATTGATTACTGCAGCCAATAATGGAGAAGTTCTACAAGAGGTTTTGCATTATGGGGTCATTGATTACTTAGTCAAACCCTTTACATACAAAAGGTTTCAAAAATCATTAGACCGGTTTCTGGCTCTTACTGCGGCTACAAAGCAAGCAGCTGTCAATACACAAGAGCAGTTAGACATGTATTTTAACCAAAATGATAGTAAGAACACCACTGAATTATTGGAGTTGCCTAAGGGACTTTCTCGACCTACGCTAACCAAAGTATATCGGGCCATGCAAACTTTTTCTTCTGATTTTTCAAATGAGCAGTTGGCCCATCAGGCCAATTTATCGAGAATCTCGACCAAAAAATATATTCGTTTTTTAGTGGAAATTCAGCTTTTAGAAGAAAATTTAGCTTACTTAGAAATAGGTAGACCATTGGCTATGTACCACATAAACCCTGAGAAAGAGAAAAATTTATATCAATACATTCGTAAAATATAA
- a CDS encoding beta-glucoside-specific PTS transporter subunit IIABC, with amino-acid sequence MKYEQLAKQIIEGVGGPDNVTSVFHCVTRLRFKLKDESIADTEGLKNLDGVVTVMKSGGQYQVVIGNQVSDVFADVVAIGGFKTESMDISDADEPVGNLFDRFIDLISGIFTPTLGVLAASGMIKGLVALLTAFSVFPANSGTIIILTAAGDAMFNALPIFLGYNAAKKFRSNPFIAMAIAAAMIYPSIASLAPLAVSDKAFPVLYTLFKGTLFEAPVRITFFGIPVIMMSYASSVIPIILSTYVSSKVEKFFSKVIPDVVKMFLLPFFTLLVMVPVTFLVIGPIATWAGDLLGAATSSLYNFNPILTGIFLGGFWQIFVMFGLHWGLVPIMLMNLGTIGYDPIVVLSFGCSFAQTGAVAAVYLRTQNKKTKALSIPAFISGIFGVTEPAIYGVTLPLKKPFYASCIAGAVGGGILGFFKTLAYTSGGLGIFAYPSYLNPKTGIDTAFYGALIASVVSLVLGFTFAYLIGFKEEPIAEISKPSINKEKNSVLELQNVEGEIHSPLSGKVVPLAEVKDEVFSSGAMGAGVAIYPSEGRLVAPVAGTVSTIFPTGHALGLISTDGIEVLVHLGMDTVELKGKGFTSYVKTGDQVKQGDLLIEFDQKMIEAAGYNMISPIVITNSIDYQEIEVAKKEEISQGEFLIKVEK; translated from the coding sequence ATGAAGTATGAGCAATTAGCCAAACAAATTATTGAGGGAGTTGGTGGGCCAGATAACGTTACGAGTGTTTTTCACTGTGTAACACGTTTACGTTTTAAGCTAAAAGATGAGAGTATCGCGGATACAGAAGGCCTCAAAAATTTAGATGGAGTAGTCACTGTGATGAAAAGTGGTGGGCAATATCAAGTGGTAATTGGGAATCAGGTGTCCGATGTTTTTGCTGATGTCGTAGCAATTGGTGGGTTCAAAACAGAAAGTATGGATATTTCAGATGCAGATGAGCCAGTGGGAAATTTGTTTGATCGATTTATTGACCTTATTTCTGGGATATTCACCCCAACATTAGGTGTTTTAGCTGCTTCGGGTATGATTAAAGGCCTAGTTGCACTTCTAACTGCATTTAGTGTCTTTCCAGCAAATTCTGGAACGATTATTATTTTGACTGCCGCAGGTGATGCGATGTTCAACGCATTGCCAATCTTTCTAGGATACAACGCTGCAAAGAAATTCCGCTCTAATCCCTTTATTGCCATGGCGATAGCTGCAGCGATGATTTATCCTTCTATCGCTTCACTTGCACCCTTGGCTGTTTCAGATAAAGCCTTTCCGGTCTTATATACTTTATTTAAAGGCACCTTGTTTGAAGCACCAGTGAGAATTACGTTCTTTGGGATTCCAGTCATTATGATGAGCTATGCGTCTTCTGTGATTCCGATTATTTTGTCAACCTATGTGTCTTCAAAAGTAGAGAAATTCTTTTCTAAAGTGATTCCTGATGTAGTCAAAATGTTTTTATTACCATTTTTTACGTTACTTGTGATGGTTCCAGTTACCTTTTTAGTAATTGGTCCAATTGCTACTTGGGCAGGAGACTTATTAGGGGCTGCTACTAGTTCCCTCTATAATTTTAATCCGATTTTAACCGGTATTTTCCTAGGTGGTTTTTGGCAAATTTTTGTCATGTTTGGTTTGCATTGGGGCTTAGTTCCGATCATGCTAATGAACCTTGGAACCATTGGCTATGACCCGATAGTCGTGCTTAGTTTTGGGTGCTCATTTGCTCAGACTGGAGCAGTGGCTGCGGTCTATCTGCGCACGCAAAATAAAAAAACCAAAGCCCTCTCAATCCCTGCTTTTATTTCTGGAATATTTGGTGTAACTGAGCCGGCAATTTATGGTGTGACTTTGCCATTAAAAAAACCATTTTATGCAAGTTGTATTGCAGGTGCGGTCGGAGGAGGAATTTTAGGTTTTTTCAAGACGTTAGCATATACTTCTGGAGGGTTAGGGATTTTTGCTTATCCTAGTTATTTAAATCCTAAAACTGGTATTGATACAGCTTTTTACGGAGCATTAATCGCTAGTGTGGTATCTCTTGTGCTCGGATTTACCTTTGCTTACTTGATAGGTTTTAAAGAAGAACCAATAGCGGAAATAAGCAAACCCTCCATAAATAAGGAAAAAAATTCGGTTTTAGAACTGCAAAATGTTGAAGGGGAAATTCATAGTCCTCTCAGTGGCAAAGTAGTTCCTTTAGCAGAAGTCAAAGATGAGGTTTTTTCATCGGGCGCAATGGGAGCCGGAGTAGCCATCTATCCCAGTGAAGGACGTCTGGTTGCACCTGTAGCTGGGACGGTCTCAACTATCTTTCCGACTGGCCATGCCCTTGGTTTGATTTCAACAGATGGAATTGAAGTTCTCGTTCATTTAGGTATGGATACGGTTGAACTCAAAGGCAAAGGTTTTACGTCTTATGTGAAAACTGGCGATCAAGTCAAACAAGGGGATCTTTTAATTGAGTTCGATCAAAAAATGATTGAGGCAGCAGGCTACAACATGATTTCTCCAATTGTTATTACGAATTCAATCGATTATCAAGAGATAGAAGTGGCAAAAAAGGAAGAAATTAGCCAAGGAGAATTTTTAATAAAAGTCGAAAAATAA
- a CDS encoding PTS transporter subunit EIIC, which produces MNEQQCAQDILSGVGGSKNIKSVVHCMTRLRFHLYDEKLAQTDIIKGIDGVVTVIQSGGQYQVVVGTQVAKIYEALAKLTDVNREKDSAQEATEKNSLFNRFIDLISSIFTPTLGVLAASGMIKGLVAVLTTFHVVEQNSGTLIILMATGDALFQSLPIFLGYNAAKKFKANIFIVMAIAAAMVYPAITGLAPLAVANNEQFPVLYTLFKGSVIEAPIRITFFGIPVIMMSYASSVIPIILSAYVSAKVEVFFQKIIPDVVKMFLVPFFSLLVMVPLTFLVIGPISTWAGDFLGALTSSLYNFSPIITGMFMGGFWQIFVMFGLHWGLIPIKLLNLGTQGFDNVISLGLGCSFAQIGAVLAVYCLTKDKKAKTLSIPAFISGIFGITEPAIYGVTLPLKYPFYASCVAGSVAGGILGYCKTAAYSSGGLGIFAFPSYLSPSQGIDTGFIGALVATVVAFILGFVLTFLLSKQRQKRSFSN; this is translated from the coding sequence ATGAATGAACAGCAGTGTGCACAGGATATTTTAAGTGGGGTTGGTGGAAGTAAAAATATTAAAAGCGTGGTACATTGTATGACTCGTCTGCGTTTTCATCTCTATGATGAAAAGCTTGCGCAAACGGATATAATTAAAGGCATCGACGGCGTGGTAACAGTTATTCAAAGTGGTGGTCAATATCAAGTTGTAGTGGGAACTCAAGTTGCCAAAATATACGAGGCACTTGCAAAATTAACTGATGTAAACCGAGAAAAAGATTCAGCGCAAGAGGCAACAGAAAAAAATAGCTTATTTAATCGTTTTATCGATTTGATTTCTTCAATATTTACTCCGACACTAGGTGTGTTAGCGGCTTCTGGTATGATAAAGGGATTGGTCGCTGTACTTACTACTTTTCATGTGGTAGAACAAAACTCTGGGACTTTGATTATCCTGATGGCAACTGGAGATGCCTTATTCCAATCGCTGCCAATATTTTTAGGGTATAATGCTGCTAAAAAATTTAAAGCAAATATCTTTATTGTAATGGCGATTGCTGCTGCAATGGTGTATCCAGCAATTACTGGGCTCGCACCACTTGCTGTCGCCAATAATGAGCAATTTCCGGTCTTGTACACGTTGTTTAAAGGTAGTGTGATTGAAGCCCCCATCCGGATTACATTCTTTGGAATCCCTGTGATTATGATGAGTTATGCGTCTTCTGTGATTCCAATTATTCTTTCAGCTTATGTGAGTGCTAAGGTAGAAGTATTTTTTCAAAAGATAATTCCCGATGTGGTGAAAATGTTTTTAGTTCCTTTCTTTTCCCTTCTCGTGATGGTTCCGTTGACTTTTTTAGTGATTGGTCCAATATCAACCTGGGCGGGAGATTTTCTTGGCGCTCTTACTAGCTCTTTATACAATTTCAGTCCAATTATAACTGGGATGTTTATGGGGGGCTTTTGGCAAATATTTGTCATGTTTGGTTTGCATTGGGGGTTAATCCCAATTAAGTTACTAAATTTAGGAACACAAGGTTTTGACAATGTCATCAGTTTAGGTTTAGGCTGTTCATTCGCTCAGATTGGAGCAGTTTTGGCGGTCTATTGTTTAACCAAAGATAAAAAAGCCAAAACGTTGAGCATCCCGGCTTTTATTTCAGGAATATTTGGAATCACCGAACCTGCAATTTACGGAGTGACTTTGCCACTTAAATACCCATTTTATGCAAGTTGTGTAGCTGGTTCAGTTGCAGGAGGGATACTGGGGTATTGTAAAACGGCAGCCTATTCATCAGGAGGTCTTGGTATTTTTGCTTTCCCTAGTTATTTATCTCCTTCTCAAGGTATAGACACTGGATTTATTGGAGCATTGGTTGCAACAGTTGTTGCCTTCATCCTCGGCTTTGTTTTGACCTTTTTATTGAGCAAGCAACGTCAAAAAAGGTCCTTCAGTAATTAA
- a CDS encoding ATP-binding protein — MAKKNRGKKTSLPLKATVMVLVFFTVMVSLIVSAGMIRQNVVAKTRQDTKEKILSIANLVAQNPIVKNALKDQMTSKAVQGYAEEIRQTLGVDFVVVVTPELIRLTHPQETAIGKPFSKPSDIQHALNQQNHFSQEMGILGAGYRYFKAVKQDGKVIGVVCVGLTMKSINQDVGLAQRRILPGLILGLLLGILAATFIANHIKKVLFGLEPQEIAAKLKEKEIVENEVSEGLLAITVDQEIILVNRRVKEMFSFSPFTNQLTTGEKISTAMYQQVFADVLTSHTELSNQSIVIQEVEVILSVAPIYVGEVLYGAVATFKDQTEMKKLANELSGVSQYSDSLRAQTHEFMNQTHVITGLIELEKYEELKHFIQEWTKRYHFEIGFMTQKIRTPAIAGFLLGKIEEASEQGVHLEINQTSRLPVLKEPDSIHKIIQILGNLLDNAKEAVANTKLKEISLLVQYEEEGSIIIIEVSDTGCGIDSSIREAIFTLGFSTKGEKRGVGLHLIQTLVTRSQGIIEVKTNEKEGTTFYIELPLQEESRT, encoded by the coding sequence ATGGCAAAAAAAAATAGAGGGAAGAAAACTTCCTTGCCTTTAAAAGCGACTGTAATGGTTTTAGTTTTTTTTACTGTGATGGTTTCATTGATTGTTTCTGCGGGAATGATTCGGCAAAATGTTGTCGCAAAAACGAGGCAAGATACCAAGGAAAAAATACTGAGTATCGCCAACCTTGTTGCGCAAAATCCTATAGTGAAAAATGCCTTAAAAGATCAAATGACTTCAAAGGCCGTTCAAGGTTATGCTGAGGAGATTCGGCAAACCCTCGGAGTAGACTTTGTAGTTGTTGTTACGCCTGAGTTGATTCGTTTGACTCACCCACAAGAGACTGCTATTGGAAAACCTTTTTCTAAGCCATCGGACATTCAACACGCTCTAAATCAACAAAATCATTTTTCTCAAGAAATGGGTATATTAGGAGCAGGGTACCGGTACTTTAAAGCAGTGAAGCAAGATGGAAAGGTAATTGGAGTGGTTTGTGTAGGTCTCACAATGAAAAGCATCAACCAAGATGTCGGGCTTGCACAAAGAAGAATTCTACCAGGTCTTATTTTAGGATTGTTATTAGGGATTCTTGCTGCTACGTTTATTGCCAACCACATTAAGAAAGTGTTGTTTGGTTTAGAGCCACAAGAAATTGCTGCGAAGCTAAAGGAAAAGGAAATTGTTGAAAATGAAGTCAGTGAAGGCTTACTTGCAATTACAGTTGATCAGGAAATCATATTAGTCAATCGACGAGTGAAAGAGATGTTCTCATTTTCCCCATTCACAAACCAACTTACAACAGGAGAAAAAATTTCAACTGCAATGTATCAGCAAGTATTTGCAGATGTCTTAACTAGCCATACTGAGCTATCTAATCAATCCATAGTTATTCAAGAGGTTGAAGTAATTTTAAGTGTCGCGCCAATTTACGTTGGGGAAGTTCTTTATGGTGCTGTCGCTACTTTTAAAGATCAAACTGAGATGAAAAAGCTAGCCAATGAACTCAGTGGTGTCTCACAATATAGTGATTCATTGCGTGCACAGACACATGAGTTTATGAATCAAACACATGTGATCACTGGGTTAATTGAGCTTGAAAAATACGAAGAGTTAAAGCACTTCATTCAAGAGTGGACGAAGCGTTACCACTTTGAAATTGGCTTCATGACACAAAAAATCCGGACGCCTGCAATTGCAGGGTTTCTTCTTGGGAAGATAGAAGAAGCAAGTGAGCAGGGAGTCCATTTAGAAATCAATCAAACTTCTAGATTACCTGTACTAAAAGAACCAGACAGTATTCATAAAATCATTCAAATCTTGGGCAACTTGCTAGATAATGCCAAAGAAGCAGTCGCTAATACGAAGTTGAAAGAAATTTCATTACTTGTTCAATACGAAGAAGAAGGATCAATTATCATTATTGAAGTTTCAGATACAGGATGCGGCATTGATTCAAGCATTCGTGAGGCGATATTTACGTTAGGGTTTTCGACTAAAGGAGAAAAAAGAGGGGTTGGCTTGCACCTTATACAGACTTTAGTAACACGCAGTCAAGGGATTATCGAAGTGAAGACAAATGAAAAAGAAGGCACCACCTTTTACATTGAATTACCTTTACAAGAGGAGAGCAGAACATGA
- a CDS encoding histidine phosphatase family protein has product MKKLICIVMLSLIYCLGIGQVAEASKSKEERKKTPSCTLYFVRHGKTMLNTSDRAQGWIDAPLTPSGVEVAKSLGRGLTKVKFDAVYSSDSGRAIETTKRLLKNANQKALIKKLQQDARLREFNFGTYEGMMNEEMWLIAAENRKMTLEELKEKKGQDSLISTIQLLSNSLAELDQENEKKDQTFPAETFEKVESRLEKVLTKIVKQAQKNKQKNILIVSHGMSIATILHKIAPDVRLPDTGLKNASVSMVKVERGKCQVESVNDLSFIKKGEKLK; this is encoded by the coding sequence TTGAAAAAATTAATCTGTATTGTTATGTTGAGCTTGATATATTGTCTAGGGATAGGGCAAGTAGCAGAGGCTTCTAAAAGTAAGGAGGAACGAAAAAAGACACCCAGCTGTACCCTTTATTTTGTTCGTCATGGTAAGACCATGCTCAACACAAGTGATCGCGCTCAAGGGTGGATTGACGCACCACTAACTCCAAGTGGTGTTGAAGTAGCAAAAAGTTTAGGGAGAGGGCTAACTAAAGTAAAATTTGATGCCGTTTATTCAAGTGACAGTGGCAGAGCAATTGAAACCACCAAACGACTACTGAAAAACGCAAATCAGAAAGCTTTAATTAAAAAATTGCAACAAGACGCCCGCTTGAGAGAGTTCAATTTTGGCACATATGAAGGAATGATGAACGAAGAGATGTGGCTCATTGCTGCCGAAAATAGAAAAATGACACTAGAAGAGCTTAAAGAGAAAAAGGGGCAGGATAGTCTTATTTCAACAATTCAGTTGTTGTCAAATTCACTGGCAGAACTTGATCAAGAAAACGAGAAGAAAGATCAGACCTTTCCTGCAGAAACCTTTGAAAAAGTGGAAAGTCGACTCGAAAAAGTGCTGACAAAAATTGTCAAACAAGCACAGAAAAACAAGCAAAAAAATATCTTGATTGTCTCTCATGGTATGTCCATTGCCACTATCTTGCATAAAATTGCTCCTGATGTACGATTGCCAGATACTGGTCTAAAGAATGCAAGTGTTTCTATGGTTAAAGTAGAAAGAGGAAAGTGTCAAGTTGAAAGTGTGAATGACTTATCTTTTATAAAAAAAGGTGAAAAATTAAAATAA
- the dnaJ gene encoding molecular chaperone DnaJ, producing MAKKDYYEVLGVSKNATDAELKKAYRQLSKKYHPDINKEPDAEAKFKEISEAYEVLSDAQRRAAYDQYGHASTDPNFGAGGFGGGAGGFEGFGGAGGFGGFEDIFESFFGGGGRSNNPNAPRQGNNLQYNLNLKFEEAVFGTEKTVRYNREDACSTCDGSGAKKGTHAKTCTKCSGTGTINVQRQTPLGRVMSQQPCPDCHGTGKIIEDPCSDCHGTGRKKTAHSVKVTVPAGVEDGQQMRLSGQGEAGTNGGPHGDLYVVFHVEPSKTFEREGAEIFYELPINFAQAALGDEVSVPTVHGKVKLRIPAGTQTGTVFRLRGKGAPRLNGSSNGDQRVTVKVVTPKSLNEEQKQALRQFAKAGGDRVDEQEEGFFDKVKDAFNSSSKKKKK from the coding sequence ATGGCGAAGAAAGATTATTATGAAGTTTTGGGTGTATCCAAAAACGCAACGGATGCCGAGCTAAAAAAAGCATACCGTCAATTATCGAAAAAATATCATCCGGATATCAATAAAGAGCCTGATGCGGAAGCAAAATTCAAGGAAATATCAGAAGCATACGAGGTTCTAAGCGATGCGCAACGTCGTGCAGCATATGATCAATATGGTCATGCTAGTACAGATCCTAATTTTGGAGCTGGTGGTTTTGGCGGTGGAGCTGGCGGTTTTGAGGGCTTCGGTGGAGCTGGTGGCTTTGGCGGATTTGAAGATATCTTTGAGTCATTTTTTGGTGGCGGTGGACGTTCGAACAATCCAAACGCTCCTAGACAAGGAAATAATTTACAGTATAATCTAAATTTGAAATTCGAAGAAGCCGTTTTTGGTACAGAAAAAACAGTACGTTACAATCGTGAAGATGCTTGCTCAACGTGTGACGGTAGTGGAGCTAAAAAAGGAACACACGCAAAGACTTGTACAAAATGTAGTGGAACTGGAACGATTAATGTTCAAAGACAAACGCCACTTGGCCGTGTGATGAGCCAACAGCCTTGTCCAGATTGTCACGGAACTGGAAAAATTATTGAAGATCCTTGTTCTGATTGTCATGGAACTGGGCGCAAGAAAACAGCACATTCAGTCAAAGTAACTGTTCCTGCTGGTGTGGAAGACGGTCAACAGATGCGTCTTTCTGGACAAGGAGAAGCTGGAACAAATGGTGGTCCACATGGAGATTTATATGTTGTTTTCCACGTTGAACCTAGCAAGACTTTTGAACGTGAAGGTGCGGAAATTTTCTATGAATTACCTATTAATTTTGCGCAAGCAGCTTTGGGGGATGAAGTATCTGTTCCGACTGTTCATGGAAAAGTGAAATTGCGTATTCCTGCTGGTACGCAGACAGGCACTGTTTTCCGTTTGCGTGGCAAGGGTGCACCAAGGCTGAACGGTTCTTCGAATGGTGACCAACGTGTAACTGTGAAAGTTGTTACACCGAAAAGCTTGAACGAAGAGCAAAAGCAAGCGCTAAGACAATTTGCAAAAGCTGGTGGCGATAGAGTAGATGAGCAAGAAGAAGGATTTTTTGATAAAGTAAAAGATGCTTTTAATAGTTCAAGTAAAAAGAAAAAGAAATAA
- a CDS encoding NADPH-dependent oxidoreductase, protein MIENETIKQQLNHKSIRSFTDKKLSSDEVDTLIKVAQHTATSSFMQAYSIIGVTDEEKKATLAEIAKQPYVAQASHVFVMIVDQSRNQQIASENGVDASVVSNMDRFMAGYADAILAAQNIVVAAESLALGTVFLGSLLNDAPRLIELLKLPKYTFPVLGIAIGYPNQEPQLKPRLPKEFVYSENEYPVRENLVQTLKDYDKEVTTYYDLRAANRRVDSFTNQVTNGMKHQNPVRAQLLQQIKEQKLIEK, encoded by the coding sequence ATGATTGAAAATGAAACGATCAAACAACAACTAAATCATAAAAGCATCCGCAGTTTTACGGATAAAAAACTTAGTTCAGATGAAGTAGATACATTAATTAAAGTTGCCCAACATACTGCAACTTCTAGTTTTATGCAAGCGTACTCGATCATAGGGGTGACAGATGAAGAAAAAAAAGCAACTCTTGCAGAAATTGCCAAACAGCCTTATGTAGCACAAGCCTCACATGTATTTGTGATGATTGTCGATCAAAGTCGTAATCAACAAATTGCAAGTGAAAATGGCGTAGATGCTAGTGTCGTTTCCAATATGGATCGATTCATGGCGGGTTATGCAGATGCGATTCTTGCTGCACAAAATATTGTTGTCGCGGCTGAAAGTTTAGCATTGGGTACAGTATTCTTAGGGAGCTTATTAAATGATGCCCCTCGTTTAATTGAACTATTGAAGTTGCCAAAATATACATTTCCTGTTTTGGGCATTGCGATTGGCTACCCTAACCAAGAACCTCAGTTGAAGCCACGTTTGCCTAAAGAATTTGTTTATAGTGAGAATGAATACCCAGTTAGAGAAAATCTTGTTCAAACGCTAAAAGATTATGATAAAGAAGTGACCACATACTATGATTTAAGAGCAGCCAATCGTCGAGTAGATAGCTTTACTAATCAAGTAACTAATGGAATGAAGCATCAAAATCCGGTTCGAGCTCAACTATTACAACAAATAAAAGAACAAAAACTAATTGAAAAATAA
- a CDS encoding 2-hydroxyacid dehydrogenase — MFKIACYGVRPNEVDYFNRYNKYNYKLTLIEDLLTHENVETAKDQDAVLLRGNCVADKQNIQKFAEYGIQYVFTRTVGFNHIDLEAASTYHMSVARVPSYSPNAIAELSLTLAMMLLRNTAYMTNRTSKKNFIVDSQMFSREIRNCTVGIIGTGRIGLTEAKLFKGLGANVLGYDVYQSDAAKEVLTFKELDDLLAESDIVSMHVPYFPGQNDKMINADFISKMKKNAILINTARGELQDNQAIYDGVVSQHLAGFGTDVFANEKEIFFKKYDEQQELPDPTVEKLISLYPKVLVTPHVGSNTDEALSNMIETSFDNFHDILTTGTTKNAIELPKVAQ; from the coding sequence ATGTTTAAAATTGCTTGTTATGGTGTTCGTCCAAATGAAGTGGACTATTTCAATCGTTACAACAAATACAATTATAAATTGACATTAATTGAGGACTTATTGACTCATGAAAATGTTGAAACGGCAAAAGATCAAGATGCCGTATTATTACGTGGAAATTGTGTCGCAGATAAGCAAAATATCCAAAAGTTTGCTGAATATGGGATTCAATATGTTTTTACGCGAACTGTTGGTTTTAATCATATTGATTTAGAGGCCGCTAGTACCTATCATATGAGTGTTGCACGAGTTCCTTCGTATTCACCCAATGCAATTGCAGAGTTATCGCTAACGCTTGCCATGATGCTGCTACGCAATACTGCATATATGACAAACCGCACTTCTAAGAAAAACTTTATCGTAGATAGCCAAATGTTCAGTCGTGAAATCAGAAACTGTACTGTTGGGATCATTGGAACAGGACGGATTGGCTTAACAGAAGCAAAACTATTTAAAGGCTTAGGGGCAAATGTTTTGGGGTATGACGTCTATCAATCAGATGCTGCTAAAGAAGTCTTAACATTTAAGGAACTAGACGATTTACTTGCAGAAAGTGATATCGTCAGCATGCATGTTCCCTATTTTCCAGGACAAAACGACAAGATGATTAATGCTGATTTCATCAGCAAAATGAAAAAAAATGCCATCTTGATTAATACCGCTCGTGGCGAATTGCAAGACAACCAAGCTATTTATGATGGCGTTGTTAGTCAGCATCTTGCTGGTTTTGGGACAGATGTTTTTGCCAATGAAAAAGAGATCTTCTTTAAAAAGTATGATGAACAGCAAGAACTGCCTGATCCTACTGTTGAAAAACTAATTAGTTTATATCCAAAAGTCTTAGTTACACCACATGTTGGCTCAAACACAGATGAAGCCTTGTCCAATATGATTGAAACTAGCTTTGACAATTTTCATGATATCTTAACAACTGGAACAACAAAAAATGCCATTGAACTGCCTAAAGTTGCACAATAA